A part of Carettochelys insculpta isolate YL-2023 chromosome 1, ASM3395843v1, whole genome shotgun sequence genomic DNA contains:
- the LOC142003090 gene encoding olfactory receptor 51G2-like, with the protein MPAANDTRYDSALFLLTGIPGQENIHIWISIPLCLMYVISVVGNSFILFLIKTDATLHEPMYVSLSMLAVTDIGLSVATIPTILGVYLFNSREISLNACFAQLFFIHSLQCTESAVLLLMSFDRFIAICNPLRYASILTLPRLCKMGLLLVLKGVVVVFPLPFLLKRFQYCRFNVLSHSYCLYQDVMKLACSDITVNSIYGFFGKLFTMGLDSLLIFLSYVMILRTVLSIVSPMECRRALNTCVSHLCAVLSFYTPEIGLSVIHRFGKGSSPLLSILLGYMSLLLPPLMNPIVYSVKSTHLRARIVRVFVH; encoded by the coding sequence ATGCCAGCTGCCAATGACACCAGATACGATTCTGCTCTGTTCCTTCTCACCGGGATACCTGGGCAGGAAAACATCCATATCTGGATCTCTATTCCCTTGTGCTTAATGTATGTTATTTCAGTAGTTGGAAATTCATTCATTCTGTTCCTCATAAAAACAGACGCAaccctccatgagcccatgtacgtTTCCCTGTCCATGTTGGCCGTCACAGATATTGGCTTGTCAGTAGCCACCATACCAACAATACTGGGTGTATATTTGTTTAACTCCAGGGAGATCAGCCTCAATGCTTGTTTTGCCCAGCTGTTCTTCATCCACTCGCTTCAGTGTACGGAGTCTGCCGTGCTCTTATTGATGTCCTTTGATCGCTTCATTGCCATCTGTAACCCGCTGAgatatgcttccatcttaacTCTGCCAAGGTTATGTAAGATGGGCCTGCTGCTTGTGCTAAAAGGGGTGGTCGTAGTATTCCCACTCCCCTTTCTCCTGAAACGGTTCCAATACTGTCGATTCAatgtcctctcccattcctactgcCTGTACCAGGACGTCATGAAGCTGGCTTGTTCAGACATCACAGTCAACAGCATCTATGGCTTTTTTGGCAAACTGTTCACAATGGGGTTGGATTCATTGCTGATCTTCCTCTCCTATGTGATGATTCTCCGCACAGTGCTGAGCATTGTGTCACCTATGGAGTGCCGGAGGGCCTTGAACACCTGTGTCTCCCATCTCTGTGCCGTCCTGTCTTTCTACACACCAGAGATTGGCTTGTCTGTGATACACAGGTTTGGGAAGGGATCATCTCCCTTGCTTAGTATTCTACTGGGCTACATGTCCCTTCTGCTCCCACCCCTGATGAACCCAATTGTTTACAGTGTGAAAAGCACACACCTTCGAGCCAGGATCGTCAGGGTTTTCGTCCACTGA